One Corynebacterium tuberculostearicum DNA window includes the following coding sequences:
- a CDS encoding formate--tetrahydrofolate ligase: protein MTTQPSDVEIAQAHHLQPIVEIAAKAGIPADAVIPYGTTKAKVDITKVDYSKENQGKLVLVTGVSPTPAGEGKSTVLIGLTDALDQLGKKAIVALREPSQGPVMGIKGGAAGGGYAQIVPMEDINLHFTGDFHAITSATNTLAAIIDNHIHQGNALGIDPRRVTWQRCMDVNDRALRNVVTGLGGPAHGVPAETGFTITAASEIMAILCLATNLEDLKKRLGDITIGFTYDQRPVTARDLNAEGALTALMRDALNPNLVQTLGGVPALVHGGPFANIAHGCNSLLATQTALQFGDIVLSEAGFGSDLGGEKFVDIKARFGDLDVAGAVVVATIRSQKYNGGVAKDKLTEENLDALKAGIVNLERHVENLRKFGIKPVVALNLFWSDTEAEREFMQQWAEDFGVALEEANVWAEGGAGATTLAETLLENLQGGAKQLYDPQAGIEASIETIAREIYRADRVEYGAKALKDLRYIQDNGWDKLPVVISKTQYSFSDDASALGAPEGHTLHVRELLPRTGSGFIVVLTGNVMTMPGLPKKPAANKIDVDKQGTISGLF, encoded by the coding sequence ATGACTACTCAGCCATCCGATGTTGAAATTGCCCAAGCTCACCACCTGCAGCCAATCGTGGAGATCGCGGCCAAGGCAGGCATTCCTGCCGACGCCGTGATTCCCTACGGCACCACCAAAGCCAAAGTCGATATCACCAAGGTTGACTATTCCAAGGAAAACCAGGGCAAGCTGGTGCTTGTCACCGGTGTATCGCCCACACCTGCCGGCGAGGGCAAGTCCACCGTGCTCATCGGCCTTACCGACGCCCTAGATCAGTTGGGCAAGAAGGCCATCGTTGCCCTGCGCGAGCCCTCCCAAGGACCAGTGATGGGCATTAAGGGCGGCGCGGCTGGCGGCGGCTATGCACAGATTGTCCCCATGGAGGACATCAATCTTCACTTCACCGGCGATTTTCACGCCATTACCTCTGCAACCAACACCCTGGCCGCCATCATTGATAACCACATCCACCAAGGCAACGCCTTGGGCATCGACCCGCGGCGCGTGACATGGCAGCGGTGCATGGACGTCAACGACCGTGCCCTGCGCAACGTGGTGACCGGTCTGGGCGGGCCTGCTCACGGTGTGCCTGCAGAAACCGGTTTCACCATTACCGCGGCCTCCGAAATCATGGCCATCTTGTGCTTGGCCACGAACCTCGAGGACCTAAAGAAGCGCCTCGGCGATATCACCATCGGCTTCACCTATGATCAGCGCCCTGTTACTGCGCGTGACTTGAATGCGGAAGGTGCGCTCACGGCGCTCATGCGTGATGCCCTCAACCCCAACCTGGTTCAGACCCTTGGCGGCGTGCCGGCCTTGGTACACGGTGGTCCATTCGCCAATATTGCGCACGGTTGTAACTCCCTGCTGGCAACCCAAACCGCGCTCCAATTCGGCGATATCGTCTTAAGCGAGGCCGGCTTCGGTTCCGACCTAGGCGGAGAAAAATTCGTCGACATCAAGGCGCGCTTTGGCGACCTAGATGTTGCTGGCGCCGTAGTCGTTGCCACCATCCGCTCGCAGAAGTACAACGGCGGTGTGGCCAAGGATAAGCTCACCGAGGAAAACCTGGACGCCCTCAAGGCGGGCATAGTCAACCTAGAGCGCCACGTAGAAAACCTGCGCAAGTTCGGGATCAAACCGGTAGTAGCGCTCAACCTCTTCTGGTCCGATACCGAAGCAGAACGCGAGTTCATGCAGCAGTGGGCTGAAGATTTCGGCGTGGCCTTGGAGGAAGCCAACGTGTGGGCCGAGGGCGGCGCGGGCGCTACCACGCTGGCAGAGACCTTGCTGGAGAACCTGCAGGGCGGCGCCAAGCAGCTCTACGATCCGCAGGCGGGAATCGAGGCTTCCATCGAGACCATCGCTCGCGAGATCTATCGCGCAGACCGTGTGGAGTACGGGGCAAAGGCGCTCAAGGATCTGAGGTACATCCAGGACAATGGCTGGGATAAGCTGCCCGTGGTTATTTCGAAGACGCAGTACTCCTTTAGCGATGATGCCTCCGCATTGGGAGCGCCGGAAGGACATACGCTGCATGTGCGCGAATTGCTGCCGCGCACCGGTTCGGGATTTATCGTCGTGCTAACGGGCAACGTTATGACGATGCCCGGCCTGCCTAAGAAGCCGGCGGCGAATAAGATCGACGTCGATAAGCAGGGCACCATTTCGGGCCTCTTTTAG
- the pafA gene encoding Pup--protein ligase yields the protein MGIETEYGLTTSAGPGERALSPDEVARVLFRPIVQEHSSSNIFSTNASRLYLDVGSHPEVATAECDSLSQLLAYECAGDAIVNRLGEQAEQAFAAEGHPRAVYLFKNNVDSAGNSFGCHENYLISRHMVLKDLGLALLPFLITRQLICGAGMVQPVKGDKPAQFLLSQRADQVWEGVSSATTRSRPIINTRDEPHGDSKRFRRMHVIVGDSNMAEPTMALKVGSTLLILEMLEAGFELPEFDIEKPIHHIRAIARDMTGLTELPLTGGGSVTALEVQQQLCQRATQWLEEREDAGTPTAEMRRVVDLWQRMLHAIETQDFSGVDREIDWVIKLGLLERYRARLGGHWDHPKLAQIDMTYHDIRPSRGLYHVLLRKGLIERWITDSEIERAMDTAPATTRAALRGQFLAAARSLGANVTVDWTRLKVNRPEPRTEELLDPFVADDDRVEALLDYMRLHHS from the coding sequence ATGGGCATCGAGACGGAATATGGCTTAACCACCAGCGCGGGCCCAGGAGAACGGGCCCTGAGCCCCGATGAAGTGGCGCGCGTGCTTTTCCGGCCCATTGTCCAGGAACATTCTTCCTCTAATATCTTTTCCACCAACGCGAGCCGCCTGTACCTCGACGTCGGATCCCACCCCGAGGTAGCCACCGCCGAGTGCGATAGCTTGAGCCAGCTTCTGGCCTATGAATGCGCCGGCGATGCGATAGTCAACCGGCTGGGCGAACAAGCAGAGCAGGCCTTTGCCGCCGAGGGGCACCCGCGCGCGGTGTACCTGTTTAAAAACAACGTGGATTCAGCCGGAAACTCCTTTGGTTGCCACGAAAACTACCTCATCAGCCGCCACATGGTGCTCAAGGATTTGGGGCTGGCGCTCCTTCCGTTCCTTATTACCCGCCAGCTCATCTGCGGCGCCGGCATGGTGCAGCCCGTAAAGGGCGATAAGCCGGCCCAATTCCTGCTCTCGCAGCGGGCAGACCAGGTGTGGGAAGGTGTGTCTTCTGCCACCACCCGCTCGCGCCCCATCATCAATACACGCGATGAACCGCACGGCGATTCCAAACGCTTCCGCCGCATGCACGTCATCGTGGGCGATTCCAATATGGCCGAACCAACCATGGCGCTAAAGGTTGGCTCCACGCTGCTCATCTTGGAAATGCTGGAGGCAGGATTTGAGCTGCCGGAGTTCGACATCGAAAAACCCATTCACCATATCCGCGCCATCGCGCGCGATATGACGGGTTTGACCGAACTGCCGCTTACCGGAGGAGGATCCGTCACCGCGCTCGAGGTCCAACAGCAACTGTGCCAGCGCGCAACCCAATGGTTGGAAGAACGGGAAGACGCCGGTACTCCCACGGCAGAAATGCGGCGCGTGGTGGATCTCTGGCAGCGCATGCTGCACGCCATTGAGACTCAAGACTTCTCCGGCGTGGACCGAGAAATCGACTGGGTCATCAAATTGGGACTGCTCGAGCGCTACCGTGCACGGCTGGGTGGTCACTGGGACCACCCCAAGCTCGCCCAGATTGATATGACCTACCACGATATCCGGCCGAGCCGCGGGCTCTACCATGTCTTGCTGCGCAAGGGCCTTATCGAACGCTGGATCACAGACTCCGAAATCGAACGAGCCATGGACACAGCGCCTGCCACCACCCGTGCTGCGCTGCGCGGCCAGTTCCTTGCCGCTGCCCGTAGCCTCGGGGCCAACGTCACCGTTGACTGGACGCGCCTCAAGGTCAACCGCCCAGAGCCGCGCACCGAAGAGCTCCTAGACCCCTTCGTGGCCGACGATGATCGGGTCGAGGCGTTGCTAGACTATATGCGTCTACACCACAGCTAG
- a CDS encoding RecB family exonuclease: MATSSTPRPLALSPSRASDYKQCPLLYRFRAIDKLPEPKTIAQVKGTLVHAVLEEMHKLPRDERTYPAAVKMIKPSWAEMTAKDEELLELVPEEDTYDFFVAARDLLKGYFQMENPQGFDCQETEMYVNTVLPNGVPVRGFIDRVDRAPTGEVRVVDYKTGKKPLPRYSHDAQFQMRFYALVYWRILGTIPHQLRLMYLKVLDSMFLSPNREELEYFERDLGELWAKIEADGRAGDFRPKPSKLCGWCAHQDLCPEFGGTPPQYPGWPGSAADTKA; the protein is encoded by the coding sequence ATGGCTACTTCATCTACACCCCGCCCGCTCGCCCTTTCGCCCTCGCGCGCCTCCGACTATAAGCAGTGCCCGCTGCTCTATCGCTTCCGCGCGATTGACAAGTTACCCGAGCCCAAGACCATTGCGCAGGTCAAAGGAACCCTAGTGCACGCCGTGCTGGAAGAAATGCACAAGCTACCGCGAGACGAGCGCACCTATCCTGCCGCAGTGAAGATGATTAAGCCCTCTTGGGCAGAGATGACCGCTAAAGACGAAGAACTTCTAGAGCTCGTGCCAGAAGAAGACACCTACGACTTCTTCGTCGCTGCCAGAGATCTGCTCAAAGGCTATTTCCAGATGGAAAATCCGCAAGGCTTTGATTGCCAAGAAACCGAGATGTACGTCAACACGGTTCTGCCCAACGGCGTCCCCGTCCGTGGCTTCATCGACCGCGTGGACCGCGCACCAACCGGCGAGGTACGGGTCGTAGACTATAAAACAGGCAAGAAGCCCCTGCCCCGCTATTCTCACGACGCGCAATTTCAAATGCGCTTTTATGCGCTTGTCTACTGGCGCATCCTAGGCACTATTCCCCATCAACTCCGCTTGATGTACCTCAAGGTCTTGGACTCGATGTTTCTTAGCCCAAACCGTGAGGAACTCGAATACTTCGAGCGTGATCTCGGCGAATTGTGGGCCAAGATTGAGGCCGATGGGCGCGCCGGGGACTTCCGCCCGAAGCCGTCTAAGCTGTGCGGTTGGTGCGCCCACCAGGATCTCTGCCCCGAGTTTGGTGGCACTCCGCCGCAGTACCCGGGCTGGCCGGGCTCAGCGGCGGATACAAAGGCCTAG
- a CDS encoding ubiquitin-like protein Pup — MSTHQSQVTGGNGGDDSTGEEEFTSTQLSINTTGTDELLDEIDGLLENNAEEFVRSYVQKGGQ; from the coding sequence ATGTCAACCCACCAGTCGCAGGTCACCGGCGGTAACGGCGGCGATGACTCCACCGGGGAGGAAGAGTTTACCTCCACGCAGCTGAGCATCAACACCACCGGCACCGATGAATTGCTCGATGAGATCGATGGGCTGCTAGAAAACAACGCCGAGGAATTCGTGCGCTCTTATGTCCAAAAGGGCGGGCAGTAA
- the dop gene encoding depupylase/deamidase Dop, whose amino-acid sequence MSRVVGTETEYGIATPELPEYSPIISSTHAVVAYAALHTGARSRWDFAEEHPLRDSRGFDLKRYHTVPVVDPNAIGVANVVTANGARFYVDHAHPEYSAPECTNAWDATLYDAAGDATLLQAAASVAGLSGQGKSVLANHDPCPALRFYKNNVDGKGASYGSHENYQYSRATDFDTMAQALIPFFVARQVVIGAGRMGIGESGEEPGFQISQRADYIEQEISLETTLNRGIINTRDEPHAVHADYGRLHVIIGDANMSQTSTLLKLGMTSLVLDAIEQGVDFSDLRLQDAVAEVPRVSRDLSLQHRLELADARQLAALEILAEYRARVTPRTDADHKVLAAWDEVVALLAEDPMQAAHLLDWVAKYRLIKGYLDRGIDPADPKLRLIDLQYAEIDPAKSLHHALVRKGQMRQLFSAVEIERASANPPEDTRAYFRGRVTQKFGEDIIAASWQSLTVRVGETTAAPWATVPMDETTGLTRAQCEEIIEAARTVEDLLQGLTDSGIQPEYRN is encoded by the coding sequence ATGAGCCGCGTTGTAGGAACAGAGACCGAGTACGGAATTGCCACCCCGGAGCTGCCGGAGTATTCGCCCATCATTTCGTCCACGCACGCGGTGGTAGCGTATGCCGCGCTGCACACTGGGGCGCGCTCGCGGTGGGATTTTGCCGAGGAACATCCGCTGCGCGATTCCCGCGGATTCGATCTCAAGCGCTACCACACCGTGCCCGTGGTGGATCCTAACGCCATCGGGGTGGCCAATGTGGTCACGGCCAACGGCGCGCGCTTTTATGTGGACCACGCCCACCCAGAATATTCCGCGCCGGAATGCACTAATGCTTGGGACGCCACGCTTTACGACGCCGCAGGTGATGCCACGCTGCTGCAAGCCGCCGCGTCCGTAGCGGGCCTGAGCGGGCAAGGAAAGTCCGTCCTTGCCAACCACGACCCGTGCCCGGCCTTGCGTTTCTACAAAAACAACGTGGACGGCAAGGGCGCGTCTTATGGCTCGCACGAGAACTATCAGTACTCCCGCGCCACGGACTTTGACACTATGGCGCAGGCCCTTATCCCGTTCTTCGTGGCCCGCCAGGTAGTCATCGGTGCCGGGCGCATGGGGATCGGCGAGTCTGGCGAGGAGCCGGGATTCCAGATCTCCCAGCGCGCTGACTATATTGAGCAGGAAATCTCGCTGGAGACCACCCTCAATCGCGGCATCATCAATACCCGCGACGAGCCGCATGCGGTGCACGCGGACTATGGGCGGCTCCACGTCATCATTGGGGATGCGAATATGTCGCAGACCTCCACGCTGCTCAAACTGGGCATGACCTCGCTGGTGCTCGATGCGATTGAGCAGGGTGTGGACTTTAGCGATCTCCGCTTGCAGGATGCCGTGGCGGAGGTCCCGCGCGTCAGCCGCGATCTCAGCCTTCAACATCGCCTCGAGCTTGCCGACGCCCGCCAGCTCGCCGCCCTAGAAATCCTCGCCGAGTACCGCGCTCGCGTCACCCCACGCACCGACGCAGACCACAAGGTGCTAGCGGCTTGGGACGAGGTAGTTGCGCTCTTGGCGGAAGATCCGATGCAGGCCGCGCACCTGTTGGATTGGGTGGCGAAGTATCGCCTGATTAAGGGCTACCTTGACCGCGGTATCGATCCGGCAGACCCAAAGCTGCGGCTCATTGACCTGCAGTATGCTGAGATCGACCCTGCCAAATCGCTCCATCACGCGCTGGTGCGTAAAGGTCAGATGCGGCAGCTCTTTAGCGCCGTAGAAATTGAACGCGCCTCCGCCAACCCGCCGGAGGACACTCGAGCGTATTTCCGCGGCCGAGTGACGCAAAAATTCGGCGAGGACATCATCGCCGCGAGCTGGCAAAGCCTCACCGTTCGGGTAGGCGAGACAACCGCGGCACCCTGGGCCACGGTTCCGATGGATGAGACCACCGGCCTCACCCGCGCCCAGTGTGAGGAGATCATCGAAGCCGCACGTACGGTGGAGGATCTTCTTCAGGGACTCACTGACAGTGGGATTCAGCCCGAGTACCGTAACTAA
- a CDS encoding anaerobic C4-dicarboxylate transporter, with product MVIVHIVIVLAAIFLGARIGSIGIGMAGGLGVLALGLTGVPVTREDIPFDVIGIIMTVIAAIAAMQRAGGMDYLVHIAEKFLRKNPKRITFYAPIVTWLMTVLAGTGHTAFSTLPVIVEVAKEGKVRPSRPLSIAVVASQMAICASPISAAVVLLASLLEPAGAGYLQVLAVVIPATFLSIFPAAWIANKFGKELEDDPVYQERKAQGLVKEPLGAENFAPQKGAKASVLVFLVAIVIVMAWATLTSEQVGLIAEPTLPRNEAIMTVMLTAATIIVMMTKVPAGDVLNTPVFKSGMSACICVLGVAWLGTSLINHYMDDIQSMAGSVIESSPWLLAVVLFFAAALLYSQAATTKALMPAALALGVSPLTAVAAFPAVSALFILPTYPTLLAAVEMDDTGSTRIGKAVFNHPFLIPGTVSIVVSVLLGYAFGLVIL from the coding sequence ATGGTTATTGTTCATATAGTCATCGTTCTCGCCGCCATCTTCCTGGGCGCGAGGATTGGGTCAATTGGTATCGGTATGGCCGGCGGCCTCGGTGTGCTGGCCCTTGGTCTTACCGGTGTCCCGGTTACTAGGGAAGACATCCCGTTCGATGTCATCGGTATCATCATGACCGTTATTGCCGCCATCGCCGCGATGCAGAGGGCTGGTGGCATGGACTACCTGGTGCACATTGCAGAAAAGTTTCTGCGCAAGAACCCAAAGCGGATTACGTTCTACGCGCCTATCGTTACGTGGTTGATGACAGTGCTGGCCGGTACCGGCCACACTGCATTCTCCACGCTACCGGTCATTGTCGAGGTAGCTAAAGAAGGAAAGGTTCGCCCTTCACGCCCGCTTTCCATTGCGGTAGTTGCCTCCCAGATGGCTATTTGTGCCTCGCCTATTTCTGCCGCAGTGGTTCTCCTAGCCAGCCTGTTGGAGCCAGCCGGCGCGGGCTATTTGCAGGTGCTAGCAGTCGTCATTCCGGCAACATTCCTGTCTATCTTCCCAGCTGCGTGGATTGCTAATAAGTTTGGCAAGGAACTAGAAGATGACCCGGTGTACCAGGAGCGCAAGGCGCAAGGCTTGGTTAAGGAGCCACTTGGCGCTGAAAACTTCGCGCCGCAGAAGGGTGCCAAGGCCTCTGTTCTGGTTTTCCTGGTAGCCATCGTCATCGTGATGGCCTGGGCCACGCTGACCTCGGAGCAGGTCGGCCTCATTGCAGAACCAACCCTGCCACGTAATGAAGCCATTATGACGGTTATGCTCACCGCGGCCACCATCATCGTCATGATGACGAAGGTCCCGGCCGGAGATGTTCTCAATACCCCGGTATTTAAGTCCGGTATGTCCGCATGTATTTGTGTGCTTGGCGTTGCATGGTTGGGCACCAGCCTTATCAACCACTACATGGACGATATTCAGTCTATGGCTGGCAGCGTTATTGAGTCTTCGCCGTGGTTGCTCGCGGTGGTCTTGTTCTTCGCCGCAGCGTTGCTGTACTCGCAGGCCGCTACGACCAAGGCCCTCATGCCAGCAGCCCTGGCTCTGGGCGTAAGCCCCCTTACCGCAGTCGCTGCTTTCCCGGCCGTCTCGGCTCTATTCATCCTGCCGACCTACCCAACGCTGCTGGCAGCGGTGGAGATGGACGATACAGGTTCGACTCGAATCGGCAAGGCTGTATTCAACCACCCATTCCTTATCCCTGGCACGGTCAGCATTGTGGTTTCTGTCCTCTTGGGCTACGCATTCGGCCTGGTCATCCTTTAA
- a CDS encoding M18 family aminopeptidase, with protein sequence MSYTADFLDFIAASPSSYHAAQEVSRQLREEGFEVQDEGTEWSSAPGGHVMVRGGAVAAWYVPEGADKNSGFRIVGSHTDSPGLVLKPTPDFLAAGWQQVAVEVYGGALLHTWFDRELTVAGQIVTKDGTRHLVNTGPVLRLPSLAIHLYRKDEFKPDRQYNMQPVLSVGDPEASILQVVGEKVGVAKRDIASFNLITADAARGEVFGAGEQFIAAGRMDNLSSVHASLEAMKRAAESYHGNEILVMMAFDHEEVGSSSRYGAGGPILADVLTRTARALGADEEERFQMFSRSSCVSADAAHSVHPNYLSKHDPTHHPIIGKGPVTKINGNQRYASDATTVALWETACGRAGVPVQRFVGNNDVPCGSTIGPITATRLGIDTVDVGVPMLSMHSAREMVGKRDQVWLTQALEAYLVG encoded by the coding sequence ATGAGTTATACCGCAGATTTCCTAGATTTCATCGCTGCTTCTCCTTCCTCGTACCATGCCGCACAAGAGGTATCCCGCCAGCTGCGCGAGGAGGGATTTGAGGTACAGGATGAAGGCACGGAATGGTCGTCTGCGCCAGGCGGCCACGTGATGGTGCGCGGCGGCGCGGTAGCGGCGTGGTACGTGCCAGAGGGCGCGGATAAGAATTCTGGGTTCCGCATCGTCGGGTCGCATACGGATTCGCCGGGTCTGGTTCTTAAACCGACGCCGGATTTTTTGGCGGCGGGCTGGCAGCAAGTGGCAGTAGAGGTCTATGGCGGGGCGCTACTGCATACCTGGTTCGATCGGGAGCTGACCGTAGCCGGGCAGATTGTGACGAAGGATGGCACGCGACACCTGGTCAATACTGGTCCAGTGCTGCGCCTCCCTTCCCTTGCGATCCACCTTTACCGCAAGGATGAATTCAAGCCGGACCGTCAATACAATATGCAGCCGGTTTTGAGCGTCGGTGACCCAGAGGCGTCCATCTTGCAGGTAGTGGGGGAGAAGGTGGGCGTCGCCAAGCGGGACATTGCCTCTTTCAACCTGATTACGGCTGACGCCGCCCGCGGTGAAGTCTTTGGCGCTGGGGAGCAGTTTATCGCGGCCGGACGCATGGATAACCTTTCTTCCGTACATGCTTCGTTGGAGGCGATGAAGAGGGCCGCCGAGAGTTATCACGGCAACGAAATCTTGGTCATGATGGCCTTTGACCACGAAGAGGTAGGCTCCAGCTCGCGCTACGGTGCGGGCGGACCCATCCTCGCGGATGTACTTACCCGTACGGCGCGAGCGCTGGGGGCCGACGAGGAGGAGCGTTTCCAGATGTTCTCCCGCTCGAGCTGTGTTTCGGCCGATGCAGCGCACTCCGTGCACCCCAACTACTTGAGCAAGCACGATCCCACGCACCATCCGATCATCGGCAAAGGCCCGGTGACCAAGATCAACGGCAATCAGCGTTATGCCTCCGATGCCACCACGGTGGCGCTGTGGGAAACAGCGTGCGGCAGGGCCGGTGTACCGGTGCAGCGTTTTGTGGGCAATAATGACGTGCCCTGCGGCTCGACCATCGGTCCCATTACGGCGACGCGTTTGGGCATCGACACTGTCGATGTGGGCGTGCCCATGCTGTCCATGCACTCCGCGCGAGAAATGGTGGGCAAGCGGGACCAAGTATGGCTCACGCAGGCACTTGAGGCATACTTGGTGGGATAG
- the arc gene encoding proteasome ATPase: MDEATDYKRQISQLAARNQKLAGLLKESRGKLEQLFAELNALAEPASTYGVFLGYSPTHSEVGTTAEVYTNGRTMQLKVSPNVEPGSLVAGQQVRLGDGFVVVEGCAPERTGELATVVERLGEQRLIVANSSGEEKVVLLSQALREEARVAAGEIVLVDPKAAIALEKVEKTEVSQLSLEEVPDVRYEDIGGLDEQISQIRDSVELPFIHPDLYHHYELQPPKGVLLYGPPGCGKTLIAKAVAHSLAQQLGSDAPSYFLNIKGPELLNKYVGETERRIRLIFERARELAQLSSDRPVVIFFDEMESIFRTRGSGVSSDMETTVVPQLLTELDGVESLSNVIVIGATNREELIDPAIMRPGRLDIKIRVNRPNKEGAREIFARHFAESVPHQGTLEELIAAAVDELYADRPFVQLHFSSGEREVLHYRDFVSGAMIANILSRAKKLAIKDELQQRTGSEQGIGGGHGGIAKQHLLQAIAAERAESEYVPTSTNPEEWTKIISQDHAGARVERVELLTARRSA; the protein is encoded by the coding sequence ATGGATGAAGCCACGGACTATAAGCGGCAGATCAGCCAGCTTGCTGCCCGCAATCAGAAGTTGGCGGGCTTATTAAAGGAATCGCGTGGGAAGCTCGAACAGCTTTTTGCGGAGCTTAACGCGCTGGCTGAGCCGGCATCGACCTACGGCGTTTTCTTAGGCTATTCGCCTACCCACAGCGAGGTGGGAACCACCGCGGAGGTCTACACCAATGGCCGCACCATGCAGCTTAAGGTCTCGCCCAATGTGGAACCAGGCAGCCTAGTGGCCGGCCAGCAGGTTCGCTTGGGCGATGGCTTCGTGGTGGTGGAAGGGTGCGCACCCGAGCGCACGGGCGAGCTTGCCACCGTGGTCGAGCGCCTAGGAGAGCAACGCCTCATCGTGGCCAACTCCTCTGGCGAGGAAAAAGTGGTGCTGCTATCGCAGGCATTGCGCGAGGAAGCCCGCGTGGCAGCAGGCGAGATAGTGTTGGTCGATCCCAAGGCTGCCATCGCGCTGGAAAAGGTGGAAAAGACGGAAGTCTCCCAGCTCTCCCTTGAGGAGGTCCCCGATGTGCGCTACGAGGACATCGGTGGCCTGGACGAACAGATTTCCCAGATCCGCGATTCCGTGGAACTGCCGTTTATCCATCCGGACCTCTATCACCACTACGAGCTACAGCCACCTAAGGGCGTCCTCCTCTATGGCCCGCCAGGGTGCGGTAAGACGCTCATCGCCAAGGCCGTGGCCCATTCCTTGGCGCAGCAATTGGGCAGCGACGCCCCAAGCTACTTCCTCAATATCAAGGGCCCAGAGTTGCTCAATAAGTATGTAGGCGAGACGGAACGCCGCATCCGCCTCATTTTTGAGCGCGCCCGCGAACTAGCCCAGCTGAGTTCTGACCGGCCGGTGGTCATATTCTTTGATGAGATGGAATCCATCTTCCGCACCCGTGGCTCAGGCGTGTCTTCGGATATGGAAACCACGGTGGTGCCGCAGCTGCTTACGGAACTCGACGGTGTGGAGAGCCTTTCCAATGTGATCGTCATTGGCGCGACCAACCGCGAGGAGCTCATCGATCCCGCCATCATGCGCCCCGGCCGGCTGGATATTAAGATCCGGGTCAACCGGCCGAATAAAGAGGGCGCCCGCGAGATTTTTGCACGCCACTTTGCAGAATCCGTGCCGCACCAGGGCACGCTAGAGGAGCTCATCGCCGCCGCGGTGGACGAGCTGTATGCCGATCGCCCCTTTGTGCAGCTGCATTTTTCCAGCGGCGAGCGCGAGGTATTGCACTACCGGGACTTTGTCTCCGGCGCGATGATTGCCAATATCCTCTCCCGCGCCAAGAAGCTGGCTATCAAGGACGAACTGCAGCAGCGTACGGGCAGTGAGCAGGGGATAGGCGGGGGCCACGGGGGCATCGCCAAGCAGCATTTGCTTCAGGCCATCGCGGCCGAGCGCGCCGAATCCGAGTACGTGCCCACCTCCACCAACCCCGAGGAGTGGACCAAGATCATCTCCCAAGACCATGCAGGTGCCCGCGTTGAGCGGGTGGAGCTACTGACCGCTAGGAGGAGCGCATGA
- a CDS encoding tRNA (adenine-N1)-methyltransferase, which yields MAYSGPFAYGDRVQLTDAKRRHYTVILEEGGQFHSHKGIINHDDIVGMDEGSVIESTLGSSFLLFRHLMVDHVLSMPRGAAVIYPKDAAQILVEGDIFMGARVLEAGAGSGALSMSLLRAVGPEGHVYSYEVRDDHLEYAVDNVKEYFGKQPEWWSPRLGDLGDVTAADLGGPVDRVILDMLEPWEHLETVRDLLIPGGVFMTYVATVPQLMKVMEGIRELKCFTEPKAWESLVREWKVEGLATRPEHRMNAHTAFLIWTRRLADGVTPPRPQRRARK from the coding sequence ATGGCATATTCCGGCCCCTTTGCCTACGGCGACCGCGTGCAGCTTACCGATGCCAAGCGGCGCCATTACACGGTCATTCTGGAAGAAGGAGGCCAGTTCCACTCCCACAAGGGCATCATTAACCATGATGACATCGTGGGCATGGACGAAGGCTCGGTTATCGAGTCCACCCTTGGCTCCTCCTTCCTCCTTTTCCGCCACCTGATGGTGGACCACGTGCTGTCGATGCCACGTGGAGCGGCGGTGATCTATCCCAAGGATGCGGCGCAGATTTTGGTAGAGGGCGATATCTTCATGGGCGCGCGCGTGCTCGAGGCCGGCGCCGGTTCGGGTGCATTGTCCATGTCTCTGCTGCGAGCTGTGGGCCCAGAAGGCCATGTGTATTCCTATGAGGTGCGCGATGACCACCTCGAGTATGCGGTAGATAACGTCAAGGAATACTTTGGCAAGCAGCCCGAGTGGTGGTCGCCGCGCCTCGGCGATTTAGGAGATGTCACCGCCGCGGACTTGGGCGGTCCGGTCGACCGCGTGATCCTCGATATGCTCGAGCCCTGGGAACACCTGGAGACCGTGCGCGATCTTCTCATCCCAGGTGGTGTCTTCATGACCTACGTGGCAACGGTGCCGCAGTTGATGAAGGTCATGGAAGGAATTCGCGAGCTCAAGTGCTTCACCGAGCCCAAGGCCTGGGAATCACTGGTGCGCGAGTGGAAGGTTGAAGGCCTGGCTACGCGCCCGGAGCACCGCATGAATGCGCATACCGCCTTCCTGATCTGGACCCGCCGCTTGGCCGATGGCGTGACCCCTCCGCGCCCGCAGCGCCGCGCCCGCAAGTAG